One genomic window of Panicum hallii strain FIL2 chromosome 6, PHallii_v3.1, whole genome shotgun sequence includes the following:
- the LOC112898226 gene encoding clavaminate synthase-like protein At3g21360, with the protein MEAADFFRVSECKGQKTIDGEQVPLVLAPSDDGAKSSGCEALVEALKANREWVEGKVVANSGVLLRGFDVRDAAEFNAVVEALGWPDIRYVGPAPRTHVHGRVWTANEGPLEEFIYYHHEMVLIKEFPGKVILFCEVPPPSGGETPFVPSFRVTERALEEFPETVEELDARGLRYTFTALSKNDTKSMRGRGWEDAFATSDKAEAERRARALGMDVEWLPGGGVRTVLGPRKLTRVFPGRKGRRMWFNTVVGMHGKELSSATLADGSEIPADFVRRCGEIIEEESIQFRWQKGDILILDNLATLHGRRPSLPPRRVLVATCK; encoded by the exons ATGGAGGCGGCCGACTTCTTCCGCGTGAGCGAGTGCAAGGGGCAGAAGACCATCGATGGCGAGCAGGTGCCGCTGGTCCTGGCACCCTCCGACGACGGCGCCAAGAGCAGCGGCTGCGAGGCGCTGGTGGAGGCGCTCAAGGCGAACCGGGAGTGGGTGGAGGGCAAGGTGGTGGCCAACAGCGGCGTCCTCCTGCGCGGCTTCGACGTGCGCGACGCCGCCGAGTTCAACGCCGTCGTCGAGGCGCTGGGGTGGCCGGACATCCGCTACGTCGGCCCGGCGCCGCGCACGCACGTGCACGGCCGCGTCTGGACCGCCAACGAGGGCCCGCTCGAGGAGTTCATCTACTACCACCACGAGATGGTCCTG ATCAAGGAGTTCCCCGGGAAGGTAATCCTGTTCTGCGaggtgccgccgccgtcgggcgGCGAGACGCCGTTCGTGCCGAGTTTCCGGGTGACGGAGCGCGCGCTGGAGGAGTTCCCGGAGACGGTGGAGGAGCTGGACGCCAGGGGCCTCCGCTACACCTTCACGGCGCTGAGCAAGAACGACACCAAGTCAATGCGCGGCCGCGGGTGGGAGGACGCCTTCGCCACCTCCGACAAGgccgaggccgagcggcgcgcgcgcgcgctgggGATGGACGTCGAGTGgctccccggcggcggcgtgcgcacGGTCCTGGGCCCGCGGAAGCTCACGCGCGTGTTCCCGGGCCGCAAGGGCCGCCGGATGTGGTTCAACACCGTGGTGGGGATGCACGGCAAGGAGCTCAGCTCGGCGACGCTCGCCGATGGCTCCGAGATCCCCGCCGACTTCGTGCGCCGCTGCGGCGAGATCATCGAGGAGGAGAGCATCCAGTTCCGGTGGCAGAAGGGAGACATCCTCATCCTCGACAACCTCGCCACgctccacggccgccgcccctcgctgCCGCCGCGCAGGGTCCTCGTCGCCACCTGCAAGTGa